Proteins found in one Candidatus Zixiibacteriota bacterium genomic segment:
- a CDS encoding extracellular solute-binding protein, translating to MLRRLAFLALLTGAISTGAPAHGQEAKLLEAAKKEGKVTVYGSLESDTADAVFRLFRERTGLSVDYWRASATKVMDRALSEYRAGKPLFDVILTNDNPMQIMQKQGIFEKYLSPSAKDFAKESIDPNLGPRYRNVIIGVVYNKNVVKPADAPKSLEDLVKPQYRGKLVMPDPTQHTTTTQWVASLEKLMGKEKAERYIRDLAAAKPVLVESLLPAVERVTTGETPIAITYVKYVVTFGKKGAPLDYVRLGKMMGDGHYLGLGNKAPHPNAGKALIDFFLGQESMSIIAKLGEFVNRKGVYPPLPDADKIQFVEMYDLDSKQFAQKKKEYQQIFLR from the coding sequence ATGCTCAGAAGGCTGGCTTTTCTGGCGCTCCTTACGGGAGCAATTTCCACCGGCGCGCCGGCGCACGGTCAGGAGGCGAAGCTTCTCGAGGCCGCAAAAAAGGAGGGCAAGGTCACGGTGTACGGCTCGCTCGAATCGGACACGGCGGATGCCGTGTTCAGGCTGTTCCGCGAGCGCACCGGCCTCAGCGTGGATTACTGGCGGGCGTCGGCGACCAAGGTGATGGACCGGGCGCTCAGCGAATACCGCGCTGGCAAGCCCCTGTTCGACGTGATCCTCACCAACGACAACCCGATGCAGATCATGCAGAAGCAGGGCATTTTCGAGAAGTATCTCTCGCCCTCGGCCAAGGACTTCGCCAAGGAATCGATCGATCCCAATCTCGGCCCGCGCTACCGCAACGTGATCATCGGTGTCGTCTACAACAAGAACGTCGTCAAGCCGGCGGACGCTCCGAAGTCGCTCGAAGACCTGGTCAAACCCCAGTACCGGGGCAAGCTCGTCATGCCCGACCCCACGCAGCACACCACGACAACGCAGTGGGTGGCGAGCCTGGAAAAGCTCATGGGCAAGGAAAAGGCGGAGCGGTACATCCGCGACCTCGCGGCCGCCAAGCCGGTGCTGGTCGAGTCGCTCCTGCCGGCGGTGGAGCGCGTGACCACGGGAGAGACCCCGATCGCGATCACTTACGTCAAGTACGTCGTCACCTTCGGCAAGAAGGGCGCGCCGCTCGACTACGTCCGGCTGGGGAAGATGATGGGCGACGGGCACTATCTCGGCCTCGGGAACAAAGCGCCGCATCCGAACGCAGGGAAGGCGTTGATCGATTTCTTCCTCGGGCAGGAGAGCATGTCGATCATCGCGAAGCTGGGCGAGTTCGTCAACCGCAAGGGCGTTTATCCGCCGCTGCCGGATGCGGACAAGATCCAGTTCGTGGAGATGTACGACCTGGATTCCAAACAGTTCGCGCAGAAGAAAAAGGAGTACCAGCAGATCTTTCTGCGGTAG